The Pimelobacter simplex genomic sequence GCAGCAGCTCGTCGACGCCGACGAGCGCCTTGGCCAGGCGCGCCTTGTCGACCGCCTCGTCGCGGCGGAAGACCAGCACGAACTTCCAGTGGTTCTCGTCGTCGACCGGAACGTGCCAGTGCACCTGGTGGCCACCGATGCCCTGGACCGCCCCCGGGAAGACCGCGACGTTGGGCAGCAGGAAGGACTGGATCTTGAGGTACCTGCCTTCGGGCGCCTTCCGGGTGGTGAACTCGGTGAACCCGTAGTCGGTGTACTCCACCTCCATCTCGGGCGCCTTGTCCTCGTTGATCAGCTCGACGGCGTTCTTGGACCCGCCCGGCGCGCTCTTCTCGAGCTCCTGGTGGCTGTGGGTCTCCTCGGGGTAGAAGACGTGGAGGAAGCCGAGGTGCGACTGGTCGAGGTTGCCCTCGTTGGCCTGCAGGTGGTTGCACTCGTGGAACACCTTGGTCACGAAGGTGTTCTCCTCGCCGTAGCGGAGGAACTCGTAGTCGGGGAACTCCGGCGGCTCACCCTCGCCGAGGTAGGCGAACAGCAGCCCGGCCCGCTCGACGACCGGCGGCGCGTGCAGCCTGATCCGGTCGGCGAAGCCGCGACCCTCGGGCTCGGGCGGCTGCTCGACGCACTGGCCGGTCACGTCGTACTTCCAGCCGTGGTAGAGGCAGCGCAGGCCCTCGGGCTCGCACACGCCGTAGCTCAGGTCCGCGCCGCGGTGGGCGCAGAGCCGCGCCATCAGCCCCGGTACGCCGTCCGCGTTGCGGAAGACGACGT encodes the following:
- a CDS encoding Rieske 2Fe-2S domain-containing protein — translated: MFAQDVMDQLIRTGPQDPCGRLMRRYWQPVALSEEVDNKAPLPLTILGEDYVVFRNADGVPGLMARLCAHRGADLSYGVCEPEGLRCLYHGWKYDVTGQCVEQPPEPEGRGFADRIRLHAPPVVERAGLLFAYLGEGEPPEFPDYEFLRYGEENTFVTKVFHECNHLQANEGNLDQSHLGFLHVFYPEETHSHQELEKSAPGGSKNAVELINEDKAPEMEVEYTDYGFTEFTTRKAPEGRYLKIQSFLLPNVAVFPGAVQGIGGHQVHWHVPVDDENHWKFVLVFRRDEAVDKARLAKALVGVDELLPGYRMKRTRANHHLQNRPQMASALPTNGLGLGFEIHDAVICESGGAIQDRLQENLGYSDRSVIALRRSMLDAIKRIDAGEPAPGTVHRPEDNGFPEINVIAQVIAEGEDPRRIAAEVADRRRVEEAARG